The DNA segment CTGCCGCCGATGCAATATGTGGACCGGTCGGGCCAGCTCGTCGGCATGCGCATCGAGCTCGGGCGCGAGATCGCCCGGCGGCTCTGCCTCACGCCGGACTACGTCAAGATCGAGTTCCCGGCGATGATCCCGGGCCTTCAGGCCGGTCGCTGGGACATGATCAATACCGGGATCTTCTTCACGCCCGAGCGGGCGAAGATCATGCAGATGATCCCCTACGAGAGCCAGACGATCAGCATCGCGACGGCGCTCAAGCCGAAGGTGCCGGTGACCCGGGTCGAGGATCTCGACGGCCGCACGATCGGGGTCGAGATGGGGGGCTTCGAGGAGAACAAGGCGAAGGCGCTCAATGCCGAACTGAAGGGCAAGGGCCTTTCCGGCATGACGATCCGCACCTTCGACAGCTACGCCCTGGCCTACCAGGCGCTGCGGGCCGGCCATGTCGAGGCGGTGGTGTCGATCGACGCCGTCGCCAAGGAATACGCCGACCGCGGCGAGTTCCAGCGTGCGCTCACAGGCCTGTTCCCGACCCCGGTCTCCCTGGCGTTCAAGAACCGGAACCTCGCCGACGCGGTGCTCAAGGTGCTGGAGGCGATGCAGGAAGACGGCAGCTTCGCGGCCCTGCTCGGGCGCTTCGGCGTGGTGCCGGTGCCCGGCCGCCTCGCCGTGCAGGGGCCGGCCGGCTGAGCGGGACCCGACCCGTGGCGGGCTGGAACTGGGCCGGGTTCTTCGAGTACCTGGCCAACCCCTACATCCTGATGGGCGCCTGGGCCACGCTCTGGCTCACCGCCGCCGCGATGCTGATCGGCCTCGCGCTCGGCTTCGGCCTCGCCTTGATGCGGCGCTCGCGCCATGTCTGGCTCTCGGCGCCGGCCGGCCTCTACGTCTGGCTGTTCCGGGGCACGCCGCTCCTGGTGCAGCTGATCGTGATCTATACCGGGCTGCCGCAGCTCGGGATCAAGTTCACGGTGATCGAATCGGCGCTGATCGGCCTCTCGCTCAACGAGGCGGCCTATCTTGCCGAGATCATCCGGGCCGGGATCGACGCCGTGCCGAAGGGTCAGGTGGGCGCCGCCCGGGCGCTCGGCCTGCGCGAGCCGCAGGTGATGGCTCATGTCGTCCTGCCCCAGGCCCTGCGCATCGTCGTGCCGCCGCTCGGCAATTCGGTGAACGGCCTCCTCAAGACGACCTCGATCACCTCGGTGATCTCGATGGAGGAGCTTTTGCGCCGCACCCAGGTGCTGATCCAGGAGCGCTTCGAGGTGCTGGAGCTCTTCTCCGTCGCCGCCCTCTACTACCTCGCCATGACGACCGCCTGGCAGCTCGTGCAGCGGCGGCTGGAGCGTCACTACGGCCGCTCCGACCTGCCGCCGACCGGCGCCGGCGCCTGAGGACCTCTTCTCCATGACCAAGCGCTTTCGCGGCACCTATACGGTGATGATCACCCCCACCGACGCCGAGGGCCGCCTCGACCTGAAGGCGCTCGCCGCCTTCACCGAGTGGCAGATCGCGCAAGGGATCCACGGCCTGATCCCCCTCGGCTCCACCGGCGAGTTCCTGTCCCTCGCCGAGGAGGAGCGGGTGGCGGTGGCCGAGACGGTGATCCGCGTCGCCGCCGGCCGGGTGCCGGTGCTGGTCGGCACCGGCGCCGAGGATACCCGCGAGGCTTTGCGCCTCAGCCGCCAGGCGGAAGCGCTCGGCGCCGACGGCGTGATGATCATCCCGCCCTTCTACGCGACGCCGACGGCGGACGAGCTCGTCCACCATTACCGCACGATCGGCGAGGCGATCGGCCTGCCGATCATGGTCTACAACAACCCGGCGACCGCGAATGTCGACCTGCGGCCCGACCTCGTCGCCCGCATCGCCGAGATCGACAATTGCCGCTACATCAAGGAATCGACCCTCGAGGTGACGCGGGTGCGCGACATCCTCCGGCTCTGCGGCGACCGGATGACGGTGTTCGGCGGCATCCTGGGCTTCGAATCCTTCGTCGAGGGCGCGGAGGGCTGGGTGGCGGTGGCGTCGAACGTCGCGCCCGGACCGCTCGCGCGCCTGTTCACCCTGGTGGCCGACGAGGAGAAGCTGCGCGAGGCCCGCGCCCTGTCGCTGCACTGGCTGCCGCTGATCGAGGCGGTGGGGGGCCAGGCCTACGTCGCCGGCACCAAGGCGCTCCTCACCCATATGGGCTTCCCCGCCGGCCCGCCGCGGCCGCCCCGCCTGCCCCTGCCGCCGGCCGCCGACGCGGCGATGCGCGACCTCGTCGCGCGGTTCGGCCTGCGCTTCGATGGGTGAGGCGGGCGCCTGGACGCTGATCGTCGAGGGGAGGGCGGTTCCGGCCGCTCCGGGCGCGAGCCTCGCGGCGGCGCTCGTCGCGGCCGGCCAACTCTCCCTGAACACCGCCAGGGACGGCACGCCCCGGGGTCCGTTCTGCGGCATGGGCGCCTGCCACGACTGCCTCGTGACGGTCGACGGCCGTTCCGGCCTCCGGGCCTGCATGACCAAGGTCCGGGACGGGATGCGTGTGTCGCGCCAGCCGGCCCTGCCTGAGCCCAGCGCCGACCTCGCCGCCCTCCCGGCCGGGATCCCGATCCTCACGACCGACCTGCTGGTGGTCGGCGCCGGGCCGGCCGGGCTCGCCGCCGCGGAAGCCGCAGCCCGCGCGGGCGCCACGGTCACGCTCCTCGACGAGCGCCCGGCCCCGGGCGGGCAGTACTTCAAGCAGCCCTCGACCGAGGACGCCGCGCGCGGGGCCGACTCGCAAGCGGCGACCGGGCGGGCCGCGATCGACCGTCTGCGCCGCCTCGGCGCGAGCCTCGTGTCCGAGGCCCTGGTCTGGGGTGCCGAGCGCGAGCCGGACGGCGCCTTGCGGGTCGGCGTCCTCGTCGCCGGCGAGGCGCGGACGCTGCGCCCCCGCCTCGTGATCGTCGCGACGGGCGCGATCGAGGCCGCCCCGATCCTGCCCGGCTGGACCCTGCCCGGGGTGATGACGGCGGGCGCCCTCCAGACCCTCCTGCGCAGCGACGGCGTGGTGCCGCCCGGGCCCGTGGTGGTCGCCGGCAACGGCCCGCTCAACCTTCAGGTCGCGGTCGAGCTCCTGCGCCGCGGCGGCACCGTCGCGGCCCTCGTCGAGGCGGCGGATCCGCCCTGGCGGCGGCCCGGCGACGGAGCGGCGCTCGCCACGGCCGGCCCGGGCTTGGCGGCGGCGGGCCTGCGCCAGATGGCGATCCTGCATCGGGCTGGCGTGCCGGTCCTGTGGGGGGCGCGGGTGGTCCGGGTCGAGGGCGAGGGCGGCGTCGAGCGCGTCGTCGTCGCCGGCCGCACCGGCGCGACCCGGACCTTCCCGGCCGGGTTCTGCGCCCTCGGCGAGGGCTTCCGGCCGGCCAACGAGCTGCCGCGCCTCCTCGGCTGCCGTCACGAGCCGGACGGGCGGGGCGGCCTCGCGACCGTCCGGGATGCGCACGGCGCGACCTCGCTCGCGGACGTGTTCGTCGCCGGCGAGGCCGGGCGCTTCGGTGGCGCGGTGCTGGCCGGGTTGCAGGGCACGCTCGCCGGCCGGGCGGCGGCGCGGCGCCTCGGCCGTCCGGTGCCGGGCGACGACGCGATCCTGCT comes from the Methylobacterium currus genome and includes:
- a CDS encoding ABC transporter substrate-binding protein; amino-acid sequence: MGGLRRMVLGWSLAAAAASGALAAECTSPVKPSDLTKPGSLVMSTNPTLPPMQYVDRSGQLVGMRIELGREIARRLCLTPDYVKIEFPAMIPGLQAGRWDMINTGIFFTPERAKIMQMIPYESQTISIATALKPKVPVTRVEDLDGRTIGVEMGGFEENKAKALNAELKGKGLSGMTIRTFDSYALAYQALRAGHVEAVVSIDAVAKEYADRGEFQRALTGLFPTPVSLAFKNRNLADAVLKVLEAMQEDGSFAALLGRFGVVPVPGRLAVQGPAG
- a CDS encoding amino acid ABC transporter permease, producing the protein MAGWNWAGFFEYLANPYILMGAWATLWLTAAAMLIGLALGFGLALMRRSRHVWLSAPAGLYVWLFRGTPLLVQLIVIYTGLPQLGIKFTVIESALIGLSLNEAAYLAEIIRAGIDAVPKGQVGAARALGLREPQVMAHVVLPQALRIVVPPLGNSVNGLLKTTSITSVISMEELLRRTQVLIQERFEVLELFSVAALYYLAMTTAWQLVQRRLERHYGRSDLPPTGAGA
- a CDS encoding dihydrodipicolinate synthase family protein; this translates as MTKRFRGTYTVMITPTDAEGRLDLKALAAFTEWQIAQGIHGLIPLGSTGEFLSLAEEERVAVAETVIRVAAGRVPVLVGTGAEDTREALRLSRQAEALGADGVMIIPPFYATPTADELVHHYRTIGEAIGLPIMVYNNPATANVDLRPDLVARIAEIDNCRYIKESTLEVTRVRDILRLCGDRMTVFGGILGFESFVEGAEGWVAVASNVAPGPLARLFTLVADEEKLREARALSLHWLPLIEAVGGQAYVAGTKALLTHMGFPAGPPRPPRLPLPPAADAAMRDLVARFGLRFDG